One genomic window of Desulfovibrio psychrotolerans includes the following:
- a CDS encoding tetratricopeptide repeat protein produces MTQMTRRIAILLLILTATLQGVGAPLHSVAEETPNAVRAEATTLWSVRASSSRKATGAVDAVRRLHAAGMPDAGMLMLFDDAGTLWYVVEIAHTDNREDARRIADTFTAETGTRCLIRSMDAALHATRRVSGEGLRNSELILPPVAPDTDPATPAATADAADIATASEPAPGTISSPASGSDAVTDITHPDTLVTNTDIAPAPERMVKSAMTLSPQMALPRPASNVGNGTPALAEVPLRRNPDERSPLGITEESTGKTPEAEAATPFTLDTKQAEIILARSLYRQGDLEGAREVYRQLLLRHGQDETILEGYTETLMDGRRWAEADAELVAWRAAMPHSISAIRQTARLHLTMAEETGNYEASFPWLEQLMEHAPEDTWAIMDYAYARRNAGDWEEALRLFSAVYDANPDDENAAENIQTILRERGPQLAADYRSEVQAGDVSINTFTVDYSQQLSSMWRAHVAHTRSRLDRRSDEDGTASIARELRLHEAGVTYEPSRRWLLGAGIQYYEGVGEGVAPSLSLEHRLNVSGLVRLNTQLEAPWYTTLDAANRDGTTDTFTLTLEKPLTDNWYLAASAGAQRYSLEGLSGYAWQEREELALTRRLHFMPDVTASYIFTRTRMNYRQNNPGERPVDLVDKEDIHTLRVEMLHWYNEYIALRTFGSAGYDVFRLSPLLGTGGGVRLRLGQRLDLDIGAEYNNDTGQPGGGESKAFTTSIIYHF; encoded by the coding sequence ATGACACAAATGACACGCCGCATCGCCATACTTCTTCTCATCCTGACCGCCACCCTGCAGGGGGTGGGGGCTCCGCTGCATTCCGTGGCGGAAGAAACCCCGAACGCGGTCCGGGCAGAGGCCACCACGCTCTGGTCCGTGCGCGCCAGTTCGTCGCGCAAGGCCACCGGTGCCGTAGATGCCGTGCGGCGACTCCACGCAGCGGGCATGCCTGATGCGGGTATGCTAATGCTGTTCGATGATGCCGGGACCCTGTGGTATGTGGTGGAAATTGCCCACACGGACAACAGGGAAGATGCCCGGCGGATTGCAGACACCTTCACGGCCGAAACGGGCACCCGGTGCCTCATCCGCAGCATGGATGCGGCTCTGCACGCCACGCGGCGCGTTTCCGGAGAGGGGCTGCGCAACAGCGAGCTGATCCTCCCCCCTGTCGCCCCGGACACCGACCCCGCCACGCCAGCTGCCACAGCGGACGCTGCGGACATCGCTACAGCATCCGAACCGGCCCCCGGCACGATTTCCTCCCCAGCTTCAGGGTCGGACGCGGTAACTGACATCACCCATCCCGATACATTGGTCACGAACACCGACATCGCCCCTGCGCCGGAACGCATGGTAAAATCCGCAATGACACTCTCCCCGCAAATGGCCCTTCCCCGGCCTGCAAGTAATGTCGGAAACGGCACCCCCGCACTCGCTGAAGTCCCGCTTCGCCGGAATCCCGATGAACGCTCCCCGCTGGGTATTACGGAGGAAAGCACCGGAAAGACGCCCGAGGCAGAGGCAGCCACCCCCTTCACCTTGGATACAAAGCAAGCCGAAATCATCCTTGCCCGCAGCCTCTACCGGCAGGGCGACCTTGAGGGAGCTCGCGAGGTGTACCGCCAGTTGCTGCTGCGTCACGGCCAGGACGAAACCATTCTGGAAGGGTACACCGAAACGCTAATGGATGGCAGGCGCTGGGCCGAAGCGGATGCGGAACTGGTGGCATGGCGCGCCGCAATGCCGCACAGCATCAGCGCGATCCGGCAGACGGCACGCCTGCATCTTACCATGGCAGAGGAAACTGGCAACTACGAGGCCAGCTTTCCATGGCTGGAACAGCTCATGGAGCACGCGCCGGAGGACACCTGGGCGATCATGGACTACGCCTATGCACGGCGTAACGCCGGAGACTGGGAGGAAGCACTTCGCCTTTTCAGCGCCGTGTACGATGCCAACCCTGACGATGAAAACGCGGCGGAAAACATACAGACCATTCTGCGAGAACGCGGGCCGCAACTTGCTGCGGACTATCGTTCGGAAGTACAGGCGGGCGATGTTTCCATAAACACGTTCACGGTGGACTACAGCCAGCAACTGTCCTCGATGTGGCGGGCGCATGTCGCTCATACCCGCAGCCGTCTGGACAGGCGCAGCGATGAAGACGGCACCGCAAGCATTGCCCGCGAACTGCGTCTGCATGAGGCGGGCGTTACCTATGAGCCCAGCCGCCGCTGGCTGCTCGGTGCGGGCATCCAGTATTATGAAGGTGTCGGCGAAGGCGTTGCCCCCAGCCTTTCCTTGGAGCACCGGCTCAACGTCAGCGGTCTGGTACGCCTGAATACGCAACTTGAGGCGCCATGGTACACCACACTGGATGCCGCTAACCGCGACGGCACAACAGACACCTTCACCCTGACCTTGGAAAAACCGCTCACCGACAACTGGTACCTTGCGGCGTCCGCAGGGGCGCAGCGCTACTCGCTGGAGGGGCTTTCCGGCTACGCGTGGCAGGAGCGTGAGGAGTTGGCACTCACCCGCCGACTGCACTTCATGCCGGACGTGACTGCCAGCTACATCTTCACGCGCACGCGCATGAACTACCGCCAGAACAATCCGGGTGAAAGACCCGTGGACCTTGTGGACAAGGAAGACATCCACACCCTGCGTGTGGAGATGCTGCACTGGTACAACGAGTACATCGCGCTCAGGACATTCGGTTCCGCCGGGTACGATGTGTTCCGCCTCTCTCCCCTGCTGGGCACGGGGGGCGGGGTACGGCTGCGCCTCGGCCAGCGGCTGGATCTTGATATCGGCGCGGAATACAACAATGACACGGGACAGCCCGGAGGCGGCGAATCCAAGGCCTTCACCACGTCCATCATCTACCATTTCTAG
- a CDS encoding tetratricopeptide repeat protein, producing the protein MRIHPLYVLTFFASMLLLTLLIYPSQRDMAQLYLDSGSIQRAWDILEKVLPERTDDYALHITASEIYHLLGRPERAIDMLIRARELKPRNVAMLTRLARYLEWDMRPRDALPIYEEIAASAPDRTDVLRTLVSHYRYFGMPDRESHALARLLMQDAYAEPLRGIPLLVVLRSELTALAQQRLAGEYTPLRDLLMQQLFIIGDQFAAAVQEGEQADEKQYATYCLEDYLKTGHLPKGAVFAQAMDSRRGGVDIRLHFATIMQWNNLLGEAVAYLRQVHRQVPGNEAVLIALSSAARNADDLETVEFALEALTRSAPENREYTEQLAEVYLEGNKIAKAIEMFDALLQSAVDTFRVLGRMLTAALFSGEPEVMRVVLEKAESYPTDRKDILESRIELHLALDQTGKAYTLLRDILKDGTPDHAQLLRLMEIAQFTGDAPTILDAVDFALRHEPENIDFLRQGSDALLATERPGEAFTLLKRLARISRNTADALAMLETAGFTASTALVDEAADIAHSLHPTSATVMDRITEVYLWLESPLKSLPYAEKAARLSRGDRALTLRMVEVASYTGDGERFRKALMLAGKLRPDDEEIALASAQALAAGGEGAAFEALLERFMRSGSNVNLIRKWAAIAENAGLSEQAFRLWYQVHKASPHDSDLREKVARLAFNTGRYSISADLWSRIADNSPAAFDPAFAAGSAWAAAGNVEKAFVYFEKALALRPDNRPAMLEFARNAAYSGRYSRAVQAFERLGTASLEENDRILLAEAYGNTGKAREALALFGPLLNKDPLPKERAILITQLYNAAEQRAKAAALYPKLGNAYGDDPAFVARLGAEAFFAEHSAPALALFSKVLESKPDDATALKGSALVHAENSNVRSAIDFFREYIRRYPGDGDAHFRLAELYTILGKEGPAQREYREATRLLKEKLRSPPAPDAALRKRQNRKNALDSATN; encoded by the coding sequence GTGAGGATTCATCCGCTCTATGTGCTGACCTTTTTCGCGTCCATGCTTCTGCTGACGCTGCTCATCTATCCCAGCCAGCGGGACATGGCGCAGCTGTATCTCGACAGCGGCAGCATCCAGCGGGCCTGGGATATTCTGGAAAAGGTGCTGCCGGAGCGGACGGACGACTATGCCCTGCACATAACCGCCTCAGAGATTTATCACCTTTTGGGCAGGCCGGAGCGCGCCATAGACATGCTCATACGGGCCCGGGAACTCAAGCCGCGCAACGTGGCCATGCTCACCCGCCTTGCCCGGTATCTGGAATGGGACATGCGCCCGCGCGATGCCCTGCCCATCTACGAGGAGATTGCGGCCTCCGCACCGGACCGCACCGATGTGCTGCGCACCCTTGTTTCGCACTACCGCTATTTTGGCATGCCCGACAGGGAAAGCCACGCACTGGCGCGCCTGCTGATGCAGGATGCCTATGCGGAACCCCTGCGCGGCATACCCCTGCTCGTGGTGCTGCGCAGCGAACTCACCGCACTGGCACAGCAACGCCTTGCCGGGGAATATACCCCGCTGCGTGATCTGCTCATGCAGCAACTGTTCATCATCGGCGACCAGTTCGCCGCAGCCGTGCAGGAAGGCGAGCAGGCTGACGAGAAACAGTATGCCACCTACTGCCTTGAAGACTACCTTAAAACAGGCCATCTGCCGAAAGGTGCTGTCTTCGCGCAGGCCATGGATTCCCGACGCGGCGGCGTGGACATACGCCTGCATTTCGCCACCATCATGCAGTGGAACAACCTGCTTGGAGAAGCCGTAGCCTACCTGCGGCAGGTGCACAGGCAGGTTCCGGGCAACGAGGCGGTGCTGATTGCGTTGAGCAGCGCGGCACGGAATGCTGACGATCTGGAAACCGTTGAATTCGCGCTGGAAGCCCTCACCCGTAGCGCGCCGGAAAACCGGGAGTATACGGAACAATTGGCGGAGGTGTACCTGGAGGGCAACAAGATCGCCAAGGCCATTGAGATGTTCGATGCGCTGCTCCAATCCGCCGTAGACACCTTCCGCGTGCTCGGACGCATGCTCACGGCGGCACTGTTCTCCGGCGAGCCGGAGGTGATGCGGGTGGTGCTGGAAAAGGCCGAATCCTATCCCACGGACAGAAAAGACATTCTTGAATCCCGCATTGAGCTGCATCTGGCGCTGGACCAGACGGGCAAGGCTTACACGCTGCTGCGGGATATTCTGAAGGATGGCACCCCGGACCACGCACAACTGCTGCGCCTCATGGAGATCGCGCAGTTCACCGGCGATGCGCCCACCATATTGGACGCCGTTGACTTTGCCCTCAGGCATGAACCGGAGAACATCGATTTTCTGCGGCAGGGCTCGGATGCCCTGCTCGCCACGGAACGGCCGGGCGAGGCGTTCACCCTGCTCAAGAGGCTTGCCCGCATAAGCCGCAACACTGCGGACGCGCTGGCAATGCTGGAAACAGCGGGATTCACCGCATCAACGGCACTCGTTGATGAAGCGGCGGACATTGCCCACTCCCTGCACCCGACCTCCGCCACGGTCATGGACCGGATAACCGAGGTGTATCTGTGGCTGGAATCGCCGCTCAAGTCCCTACCGTATGCTGAAAAGGCCGCCCGTCTCTCACGAGGGGACAGGGCTTTAACCCTGCGTATGGTAGAGGTGGCCTCCTATACGGGTGATGGTGAACGATTCCGCAAAGCTCTCATGCTGGCCGGCAAGCTGCGCCCCGATGACGAGGAAATCGCCCTCGCCTCGGCGCAGGCACTGGCGGCAGGAGGCGAGGGGGCGGCGTTCGAGGCGCTGCTGGAACGCTTCATGCGCTCCGGCAGCAACGTGAACCTCATCCGCAAATGGGCTGCCATTGCGGAGAACGCGGGCCTTTCGGAACAGGCCTTCCGGCTGTGGTATCAGGTTCACAAGGCGAGCCCACATGACTCCGATTTACGGGAAAAGGTGGCCCGACTTGCCTTCAACACAGGACGCTACAGCATATCCGCAGACCTGTGGTCACGGATTGCGGACAACTCTCCCGCAGCCTTCGATCCGGCCTTTGCCGCAGGCAGCGCATGGGCAGCAGCCGGAAACGTGGAAAAAGCCTTTGTCTACTTTGAAAAGGCCCTTGCCCTGCGTCCCGATAACAGGCCCGCCATGCTTGAGTTTGCCCGAAACGCCGCATACTCCGGGCGCTACAGTCGGGCCGTGCAGGCATTCGAGCGGCTCGGAACGGCCTCGCTGGAAGAGAACGACCGCATCCTGCTGGCGGAAGCATACGGCAACACGGGCAAGGCCAGAGAGGCGCTCGCCCTGTTCGGCCCCCTACTGAACAAGGACCCGCTGCCCAAGGAGAGAGCCATTCTCATCACGCAGCTATACAACGCGGCGGAGCAGCGCGCCAAAGCAGCAGCCCTGTATCCCAAACTGGGCAACGCCTATGGCGATGACCCGGCCTTTGTGGCCCGGCTGGGTGCGGAGGCGTTTTTTGCGGAGCATTCTGCCCCGGCGCTTGCGCTTTTCAGCAAAGTTCTTGAGAGTAAACCGGATGATGCAACGGCACTCAAGGGGTCGGCACTCGTGCATGCGGAAAACAGCAACGTCCGTTCCGCCATCGACTTTTTCAGAGAGTACATCAGGCGTTATCCCGGCGACGGCGACGCCCACTTCCGTCTGGCGGAACTGTACACCATCCTCGGCAAGGAAGGTCCGGCCCAACGGGAATACCGCGAGGCAACACGATTGCTCAAGGAAAAGCTGCGCTCTCCTCCCGCTCCAGATGCCGCCCTCCGGAAGCGACAGAACCGCAAAAACGCTCTGGACTCCGCAACGAACTAA
- a CDS encoding polysaccharide deacetylase family protein yields MPRRHTLPDRQPHRVLWLAGVLAVLVLTLCCQKAEASEVARRVLVLYSETADQTPDQNIWRRGFDMAANYHGLLSEYRAVEQPVPEPLDPREWRAIVCAYAAPNMEDPQAYMDWLLASMNRDIRVIFLTPPHAVSAGAPPAVRTRVDMILERFGLAYTQEQTTAGNLLAYGTTGPHMQYERPLPAVPPLFDGYVPTKPQRHTPWLTVRNTSSPSGNAEGIAVAVSPAGGLALPEYVYWIDPADYRHKWYLDPFAFLSASLGLEGMPALTPTTLNGKRIAMSHIDADGFSGFTNVDKKSNCATVMMEEVLKKIDFPVTASVIQAEVDPELSGNVRLMETARAIFALPNVEPASHSFTHPFYWDANDKQKIALFRDKLGLEQYGIPVAGYSFDPKRETVDSCQWITDHLTPADKPCRMMLWSGSCDPKPFVMKHVYDAGLLNINGGDTIYDQHNDSLTGVSPLFKFVGPYVQVFTGQANENILTNLWTGPYHAYRYITRTMERTGSPRRLMPIDAYYHFYSAEYDASLQAVKDVYAWIATQDVAKVFTSAYIPMVMDFTQATVERDGAADVISGYGTCLSVRYEDTSTLPDLARCTNVLGYEVQPQGLFVHLKRGAGQARIVRAASPDNRQPYLQSATGWVDDFSHSADTIRLRYEGFGNGTVTLAGLPAGRAAIVSHNGTARSLITSLTGTLTIGPVRSGTLGIHLK; encoded by the coding sequence ATGCCACGTCGCCATACCCTGCCAGACCGGCAGCCGCACCGTGTCCTCTGGCTTGCGGGCGTGCTTGCCGTTCTGGTCCTTACCCTGTGCTGCCAGAAGGCGGAAGCGTCTGAGGTCGCCCGCAGGGTACTTGTCCTCTACAGTGAAACCGCTGACCAGACTCCCGACCAGAACATCTGGCGCAGGGGGTTCGACATGGCGGCCAATTACCACGGCCTGCTCTCCGAATACCGCGCCGTGGAGCAGCCCGTTCCGGAACCGCTTGACCCGCGCGAGTGGCGCGCCATTGTCTGTGCCTATGCCGCCCCGAATATGGAGGACCCACAGGCCTACATGGATTGGCTGCTCGCCTCAATGAACCGTGACATCCGGGTCATCTTCCTCACGCCGCCCCATGCTGTTTCAGCAGGTGCGCCCCCTGCCGTGCGCACCCGCGTGGACATGATACTGGAACGCTTCGGCCTTGCCTACACACAGGAACAGACCACGGCGGGCAATCTGCTGGCCTACGGCACCACCGGGCCGCACATGCAGTATGAACGCCCCCTGCCTGCTGTTCCCCCGCTCTTCGACGGATACGTGCCCACCAAACCGCAACGCCACACTCCATGGCTCACCGTACGCAACACATCCAGCCCATCCGGCAATGCGGAAGGGATTGCGGTTGCCGTTTCCCCGGCGGGCGGGCTGGCACTGCCGGAGTACGTATATTGGATAGACCCAGCGGACTACCGGCACAAATGGTATCTGGACCCCTTCGCCTTCCTTTCCGCCTCACTCGGGCTTGAGGGAATGCCCGCCCTTACCCCAACCACGCTGAACGGAAAGCGCATTGCCATGTCGCACATCGATGCCGACGGGTTCAGCGGCTTCACCAATGTGGACAAAAAAAGCAACTGCGCCACAGTGATGATGGAAGAGGTGCTGAAAAAGATTGATTTCCCCGTCACCGCCTCCGTCATTCAGGCTGAGGTGGATCCCGAGCTTTCCGGCAACGTACGCCTTATGGAGACCGCCCGCGCCATATTTGCCCTGCCCAATGTGGAACCGGCCTCGCACAGCTTTACCCATCCCTTTTACTGGGATGCGAATGATAAGCAGAAGATAGCGCTCTTCCGGGACAAGCTCGGGCTTGAGCAGTACGGCATTCCCGTTGCGGGGTACAGCTTCGACCCCAAGCGGGAAACCGTAGATTCCTGCCAATGGATAACCGACCACCTCACCCCGGCGGACAAGCCCTGCCGCATGATGCTCTGGTCCGGCTCATGCGACCCCAAGCCTTTTGTCATGAAGCACGTTTATGATGCGGGCCTGCTGAACATAAACGGCGGCGACACCATATACGACCAGCACAACGACTCGCTGACCGGTGTATCCCCCCTGTTCAAGTTCGTGGGGCCGTACGTGCAGGTCTTCACGGGACAGGCCAACGAAAACATACTGACTAATCTGTGGACGGGCCCGTACCACGCCTACCGCTACATCACCCGCACCATGGAACGTACTGGCTCGCCTCGCAGGCTCATGCCCATTGACGCCTACTACCACTTTTACAGCGCGGAGTACGATGCCTCGCTTCAAGCGGTGAAGGATGTGTACGCATGGATAGCCACACAAGATGTCGCAAAAGTGTTCACCTCCGCCTACATTCCCATGGTCATGGATTTCACGCAGGCAACTGTCGAACGCGATGGCGCGGCAGATGTGATTTCCGGTTACGGCACCTGCCTCAGCGTGCGCTATGAGGACACCTCAACCCTGCCCGACCTTGCCCGCTGCACCAACGTGCTCGGGTACGAGGTGCAGCCGCAGGGCCTGTTCGTCCACCTGAAACGCGGCGCAGGTCAGGCGCGCATCGTGCGTGCCGCCTCTCCGGACAACAGACAGCCCTATCTGCAAAGTGCCACGGGCTGGGTGGACGACTTTTCGCATAGCGCAGACACCATCCGCTTGCGATACGAGGGGTTTGGCAACGGAACAGTCACCCTTGCGGGACTGCCCGCAGGAAGGGCGGCAATTGTGTCACACAACGGCACGGCGCGCAGCCTCATAACTTCTCTCACAGGCACGCTCACCATTGGCCCCGTGCGCTCGGGCACGCTGGGGATACACCTGAAGTGA
- a CDS encoding CsgG/HfaB family protein — translation MKSISNLLIIMSLVLLLSACNATRQQHYLNTEAMPSGDRTAAVLPFVNLTTHPNAGRIVGDVLSTELYGLPGYTFLESTAMLESLKGGEEDLEYILDKTVAQRVGNSLGVDTVFYGSVSEFRYKRGLDQSPVVGINIRMLDVRTGTVVWAASLTQSGGCFYGCDTSLNLLTQQICHEAVKSVGATIAAGQ, via the coding sequence GTGAAATCCATTTCCAACTTGCTCATCATCATGAGCCTTGTCCTGTTGCTGAGCGCCTGCAACGCCACACGCCAGCAGCACTACCTGAATACGGAAGCCATGCCTTCGGGGGATCGCACGGCCGCTGTTCTGCCCTTTGTCAACCTGACCACGCACCCCAATGCGGGGCGCATTGTGGGAGACGTTCTTTCCACCGAGCTCTACGGTCTGCCCGGGTACACCTTCCTTGAGTCCACTGCCATGCTGGAATCCCTGAAAGGTGGCGAAGAAGACCTTGAGTACATACTGGATAAAACCGTGGCCCAACGCGTAGGCAACTCCCTTGGCGTGGATACCGTGTTCTACGGCTCGGTCAGCGAGTTCCGCTACAAGCGCGGGCTGGACCAGAGCCCGGTTGTCGGCATCAACATCCGCATGCTCGACGTGAGAACCGGCACGGTGGTCTGGGCCGCCTCCCTCACGCAATCCGGGGGCTGCTTCTACGGCTGCGACACCTCGCTCAACCTGCTCACGCAGCAGATATGCCACGAGGCAGTGAAATCCGTCGGCGCGACCATCGCTGCCGGACAATAA
- a CDS encoding MJ1477/TM1410 family putative glycoside hydrolase: MALAMTLMLLWGCTVPVEKRTQTAKPGQVTTRNGKDAAEQKRIVAPPKRWVYWLQGVDPQSIASSASDLAVVDYSVDGTDAGAFTRADVALMQRGGRRVLCYFSIGEAESYRFYWNKAWRDAPPPFMGAENPDWPENYKVRYWHEQWWDMALRPYLDRIVDAGFDGVYLDIVDAYWFWHAEGGRDLSTSASEMIRLVARIATYLRERGGPNKIVCPQNAEGIFNDAPEDAVARYMRHIDMIGVESLLFNVTPEDSAYRSGILHRVSEAGKPVLNIEYIPLSQMGEYRAKMAALPFPILPYRGEPDAALNSLAVQ; encoded by the coding sequence ATGGCGCTTGCCATGACCCTGATGCTTCTTTGGGGGTGCACGGTGCCTGTGGAAAAACGGACGCAGACGGCAAAGCCCGGTCAGGTGACCACCCGGAACGGAAAGGACGCAGCGGAGCAGAAGCGGATTGTGGCTCCGCCCAAACGGTGGGTGTACTGGTTGCAGGGGGTTGATCCGCAATCCATTGCCAGTTCTGCCTCAGACCTTGCCGTGGTGGATTATTCCGTGGACGGCACGGACGCGGGGGCCTTCACCCGCGCAGATGTGGCGCTCATGCAGCGCGGCGGGCGCAGGGTGCTGTGCTATTTTTCCATCGGCGAGGCGGAAAGCTACCGTTTCTACTGGAACAAGGCGTGGCGTGACGCCCCTCCGCCCTTCATGGGGGCGGAGAATCCTGACTGGCCGGAGAACTACAAGGTGCGCTACTGGCACGAGCAGTGGTGGGACATGGCCCTGCGGCCGTATCTTGACCGCATTGTGGATGCAGGCTTTGACGGGGTGTATCTGGATATTGTGGATGCCTACTGGTTCTGGCATGCGGAAGGTGGACGCGACCTGAGCACCAGCGCCTCCGAAATGATACGCCTTGTCGCGCGCATCGCCACCTACCTGCGCGAGCGGGGCGGGCCGAACAAGATAGTCTGCCCGCAGAATGCGGAGGGCATTTTCAATGATGCCCCTGAGGACGCGGTGGCGCGCTATATGCGCCATATTGACATGATCGGGGTGGAATCGTTGCTCTTCAATGTCACGCCGGAGGACAGTGCCTACCGTAGTGGAATCCTTCACCGCGTATCAGAGGCGGGCAAGCCCGTCCTGAACATCGAATATATCCCCCTGTCCCAAATGGGTGAATACCGGGCGAAAATGGCCGCACTGCCGTTCCCCATCCTGCCGTATCGTGGTGAACCGGATGCCGCGCTGAACAGCCTGGCTGTGCAGTAG